The Bacteroidetes bacterium GWF2_43_63 genome includes a window with the following:
- a CDS encoding GTPase, protein MKRNVIIIGAAGRDFHNFNTYFRTNADYNVVAFTAAQIPDIDGRKYPSQLAGELYPQGIPIYAEQDLPKLIKELNVTDCVFAYSDVPYARVMNVSALVNACGANFMLLGPGETQVKSTKPVIAVGATRTGCGKSQTSRRIIEILTKKGLKVVAVRHPMPYGDLVAQKVQRFATVEDLKKHKCTIEEMEEYEPHVVTKRNVIYAGVDYEAILREAEKDPDGCDIILWDGGNNDFPFYKPDLLVGVADPLRPGAEVSYYPGEVVARMSDVIVINKIDSASLENINTVRANLLRINPNAKIIDGASYLTVDKPELIKGKRVLVVEDGPTLTHGEMKIGAGTVAAMKFGAAELVDPRQYAVGKLAETFRIYPNIGTLLPAMGYGDQQIMDLEKTIENTPCDAVVIATPIDLNRIVKISKPTVKVGYELQEIGKPDLEEVLDEFIAKHNLKK, encoded by the coding sequence ATGAAAAGAAATGTTATTATCATTGGAGCAGCTGGACGTGATTTCCACAACTTCAACACTTATTTCAGAACAAATGCTGATTACAATGTTGTAGCCTTCACTGCTGCACAGATTCCTGACATTGATGGTCGTAAATACCCTTCACAATTAGCCGGAGAATTATATCCGCAGGGTATTCCTATTTATGCTGAACAGGACCTTCCTAAACTTATAAAAGAACTGAATGTAACTGATTGCGTTTTCGCATACAGTGATGTTCCTTACGCTCGCGTTATGAACGTAAGTGCTCTTGTTAACGCTTGCGGTGCAAACTTCATGCTTCTTGGACCTGGCGAAACCCAGGTTAAATCAACCAAACCGGTGATCGCCGTTGGCGCTACCCGCACAGGTTGCGGAAAAAGCCAGACTTCACGCCGCATTATTGAAATTCTGACCAAAAAAGGTCTCAAGGTTGTGGCTGTACGTCACCCGATGCCTTACGGCGACCTCGTTGCACAGAAAGTTCAGCGCTTCGCTACTGTCGAAGATCTGAAAAAACACAAATGCACCATTGAAGAAATGGAAGAATACGAACCACACGTAGTGACCAAAAGAAACGTCATTTATGCTGGTGTTGATTATGAAGCAATCCTCCGCGAAGCTGAAAAAGATCCAGATGGATGCGACATTATTCTTTGGGATGGTGGAAACAACGACTTCCCATTCTACAAACCAGATCTCCTCGTAGGTGTTGCTGACCCCCTCCGTCCGGGTGCAGAAGTTAGCTACTATCCTGGTGAAGTAGTTGCCCGCATGTCAGACGTTATTGTTATCAATAAAATCGACAGCGCTTCTCTCGAAAACATCAATACTGTACGTGCTAACCTTCTCCGCATTAACCCTAATGCAAAGATTATTGACGGTGCTTCATATCTGACCGTTGACAAACCTGAGCTTATTAAAGGTAAACGCGTATTGGTTGTCGAAGACGGCCCAACACTCACCCACGGTGAAATGAAAATTGGTGCCGGTACTGTTGCAGCCATGAAATTTGGTGCAGCCGAACTGGTTGACCCACGTCAATATGCCGTTGGTAAATTAGCCGAAACTTTCAGAATCTATCCTAACATTGGAACATTACTTCCTGCTATGGGCTATGGTGACCAGCAGATCATGGACCTCGAGAAAACAATCGAGAACACTCCTTGCGACGCAGTTGTAATTGCTACCCCGATCGATCTGAACCGCATCGTCAAAATCAGCAAGCCCACTGTTAAAGTTGGCTACGAACTTCAGGAAATCGGCAAACCCGATCTCGAAGAAGTACTTGACGAGTTCATTGCCAAACACAATTTGAAGAAATAA
- a CDS encoding aspartate carbamoyltransferase, translated as MKRKSLVSINDYSKDEILEILELAKKFEENPNRRILDGVVVGVLFFEPSTRTRLSFEAAINRMGGRVVGFSDSSSTSTQKGESLKDTIQTVNQYADLIVMRHPVEGSARYASEVATCPIINAGDGANQHPTQCLLDLYTILQTQNTLDNLNMTFVGDLKYGRTVHSLSIAMTMFNTTFHLVSPFELKLPSAVKLHIKDKKLPYHQYTDLTQAIPLSDIIYMTRIQAERFSDPMEYEKVKNSYVLNRELLTNAKPGMKVLHPLPRVNEIALDVDDSPQAYYFKQAQNGMFVREALIAHMLGLKV; from the coding sequence ATGAAGCGAAAAAGTCTGGTATCCATCAATGACTACTCGAAGGACGAGATTCTTGAAATCCTTGAGCTGGCCAAAAAATTCGAAGAAAACCCCAACCGCAGAATTCTTGACGGTGTGGTGGTCGGCGTTCTGTTTTTCGAACCATCGACCCGCACCCGTTTGAGTTTCGAAGCAGCCATCAACCGCATGGGCGGCCGTGTCGTCGGATTTTCCGATTCCTCGAGCACCAGTACGCAGAAAGGCGAATCGCTGAAAGACACCATTCAGACCGTGAATCAGTATGCCGATCTGATTGTGATGCGTCATCCTGTCGAAGGCAGTGCACGCTACGCCAGCGAAGTGGCCACCTGCCCCATCATCAATGCCGGCGATGGTGCCAACCAGCACCCGACCCAATGCCTGCTTGACCTCTACACCATTCTCCAGACCCAGAACACCCTCGACAATCTGAATATGACCTTCGTTGGTGATTTGAAATATGGACGTACCGTTCATAGTCTGAGTATTGCCATGACCATGTTCAACACCACATTCCACCTCGTTTCTCCTTTTGAGCTAAAATTGCCCAGTGCCGTTAAACTCCACATCAAGGATAAAAAACTGCCCTATCATCAATACACCGATCTCACCCAGGCCATCCCATTGAGCGACATTATTTACATGACCCGCATACAGGCCGAACGCTTCTCGGATCCGATGGAATACGAAAAAGTGAAAAACAGCTACGTGCTCAACCGCGAGCTGTTGACCAACGCCAAGCCCGGAATGAAAGTGCTGCACCCGCTACCAAGAGTAAACGAAATTGCCCTCGATGTGGATGACAGCCCACAGGCATATTATTTCAAACAGGCACAAAACGGAATGTTTGTGCGCGAAGCACTGATTGCACACATGTTAGGACTTAAAGTATAA
- a CDS encoding aspartate carbamoyltransferase regulatory subunit yields the protein MTKNDNHSLQVKALENGTVIDHIPQGVVQRVLSILGLEDFTEQIYMGANLESQKMGRKGIIKVSNHFFKQEEIDKIGLIAPTATVIEIRDYEVKSKTKVHIPDEVHKMVKCFNPKCITNKEAVPTRFYVIDKEDLKLRCHYCEKITGKKNMEYK from the coding sequence ATGACAAAAAACGATAATCATTCATTACAGGTAAAAGCCCTTGAAAACGGAACCGTCATTGATCATATCCCGCAGGGCGTTGTGCAGCGAGTGCTGAGCATTCTCGGACTCGAAGACTTCACTGAACAGATTTACATGGGAGCCAATCTCGAAAGCCAGAAAATGGGTCGCAAAGGCATCATCAAAGTTTCCAATCATTTTTTCAAACAAGAAGAAATAGATAAGATCGGACTCATTGCACCCACCGCCACGGTAATCGAAATCCGCGACTACGAAGTGAAAAGCAAAACCAAAGTGCATATTCCGGACGAAGTGCATAAGATGGTGAAATGTTTCAATCCTAAATGCATCACCAACAAAGAAGCGGTTCCTACGCGCTTTTACGTGATTGACAAGGAAGATCTGAAACTCCGCTGCCACTATTGCGAAAAGATCACCGGGAAAAAGAATATGGAGTATAAATAA
- a CDS encoding ABC transporter permease, translating to MLRFLLSRIGNGILILWGVVTLLFFIFHALPSDPARMMLGQRSDISSEQAIRKELGLDKPLMVQYCMYLNDLSPIGYFSDSGESAFLRKEEQGKMVKLIPFAGESGIFLKAPWLRRSYQTQMTVSSMLKSAFPATALLAFVSIILAFVAGVFLGAVSARYKGKFMDKFLMVTSVLGMSVPSFFASVLIAWLFAWVLGDITGLNMFGSLYEADDLGRGEYMSLKNLILPAFTLSIRPLAVFISLSRNSILEVQQSEYVRTAKAKGLSANKVFLRHVLKNSLNPVVTSASGWFASLLAGAVFVEYVFDWKGVGYLVVQSLEKYDLPVLMGCLLIIAVMFVIINILLDLCYRALDPRVKL from the coding sequence GTGCTGCGATTTCTGCTCTCCCGCATTGGAAATGGTATTCTCATTCTGTGGGGAGTCGTTACTTTGCTGTTTTTTATTTTTCATGCGTTGCCTTCCGATCCGGCGCGCATGATGCTGGGACAGCGCAGCGACATTTCATCAGAACAGGCGATCCGTAAAGAGTTGGGCCTCGACAAGCCGCTCATGGTGCAGTATTGCATGTATCTGAACGACCTTTCTCCCATTGGATATTTTTCTGATTCCGGGGAAAGTGCGTTCCTACGCAAGGAAGAACAAGGCAAAATGGTAAAGCTGATTCCGTTTGCAGGCGAATCGGGAATCTTCCTGAAAGCGCCCTGGCTGCGGCGTTCATATCAAACGCAAATGACGGTGAGTTCCATGCTCAAATCTGCATTCCCCGCAACGGCGCTGCTGGCCTTTGTTTCCATCATTCTTGCTTTTGTGGCCGGTGTATTTCTTGGTGCAGTTTCGGCTAGATATAAAGGAAAATTCATGGACAAATTTCTGATGGTGACATCGGTACTTGGAATGTCGGTGCCGTCGTTTTTTGCCTCGGTGCTCATTGCATGGCTCTTTGCGTGGGTGCTGGGCGATATCACAGGACTGAATATGTTCGGCAGTTTATACGAAGCCGATGACCTAGGTCGGGGTGAATATATGTCCTTGAAAAATTTAATTCTGCCTGCTTTCACATTGTCGATTCGCCCACTGGCAGTATTTATCAGCCTTTCGCGCAACTCCATTCTCGAAGTTCAGCAGAGTGAATATGTGCGCACTGCTAAAGCTAAGGGGCTTTCAGCAAATAAAGTTTTTCTGCGACACGTTCTGAAAAATTCGCTCAACCCCGTTGTGACATCGGCCAGTGGCTGGTTTGCTTCATTGCTTGCTGGCGCTGTGTTTGTTGAATATGTCTTCGACTGGAAAGGGGTTGGTTATCTGGTGGTACAAAGCCTCGAAAAATACGATCTGCCCGTATTAATGGGCTGTCTGCTCATTATTGCAGTCATGTTTGTCATCATCAACATTTTGCTCGACTTGTGCTACCGCGCGCTCGATCCACGGGTTAAGCTGTAG